The following proteins are co-located in the Branchiostoma lanceolatum isolate klBraLanc5 chromosome 16, klBraLanc5.hap2, whole genome shotgun sequence genome:
- the LOC136422088 gene encoding uncharacterized protein: MDEQENTAPTKPFEYCNKKHRPCSKPKRHTGRCDSNRPLEHCRQFWRFSPYHQHHQQQQDRGNMAPQNLQHCSEPDVIETPVNEVTAPAKDQNSTVKKANKRLKKSTGSGENLSSQATAMPPWKHSKNYKAKQKREYEQLLQKKKDLETEVTKLETEVGRLRQESAWWQQVSIRTACERQQLKIEYEELRIEREILKAKHKWATQRCPVCHPLSFN, encoded by the exons ATGGATGAACAAGAGAACACAGCGCCTACAAAACC GTTTGAATATTGCAATAAAAAGCATCGACCCTGCTCCAAGCCAAAGAGACACACGGGCCGATGTGACAGCAACCGACCATTAGAGCATTGTCGTCAGTTTTGGCGATTTTCCCCTTACCATCAGCAtcaccaacaacaacaagacaGGGGCAACATGGCACCCCAAAATCT ACAACATTGTTCCGAGCCAGACGTCATAGAAACGCCAGTCAATGAGGTCACCGCTCCGGCAAAAGATCAAAATTCAACAGTGAAGAAGGC CAACAAGCGTTTGAAGAAATCGACCGGATCTGGAGAAAACTTGTCCAGCCAAGCTACGGCAATGCCACCTTGGAAACATTCCAAGAATTACAAGGCCAAGCAGAAGAGAGAATACGAGCAACTCCTTCAGAAGAAGAAGGATTTGGAGACGGAGGTGACAAAGTTGGAGACCGAGGTGGGAAGGCTGAGACAAGAGTCCGCATGGTGGCAACAAGTGTCCATAAGAACGGCTTGCGAACGGCAACAGTTGAAGATAGAATATGAGGAGCTTCGCATTGAGAGAGAAATACTAAAGGCGAAACACAAGTGGGCTACACAACGTTGCCCGGTGTGTCACCCACTATCATTCAACTAA
- the LOC136422053 gene encoding alpha-2,8-sialyltransferase 8B-like isoform X3 — MAYRWKVQPLCNPVNNHNTNSTAKDVIRNLTIQHFDTSRNFVYFSDMEENKSKCRGKKKCVTRTPVRHYRTCAIVGSGGILLNSSCGNEIDCHDYVIRINMAPVKNYEKDVGTKTNMTFVNWALTRILLTKLSDNTTRDEVVKSLSSVNHGVISYVKAITDEVKEAFRALDTSLARSSMNISVTYSMDYVPNEMTSLLCETLIPKLTSASSGLIAYILGTTFCDVITLYGFYPFVTDMRNRTLFYHYYDHSSVHHKSIHNFNIEYDFLTSLHNNEAIRLVSDICK; from the exons ATGGCTTACAGATGGAAAGTTCAACCCTTATGCAACCCTGTGAACAACCACAACACAAACAGCACTGCCAAAGACGTCATCAG AAATCTGACCATTCAACATTTCGACACATCGAGAAATTTCGTCTACTTCTCAGACATGGAAGAAAACAAGTCAAAATGTAGAGGGAAGAAAAAGTGCGTTACAAGAACACCGGTGCGTCATTACCGCACATGCGCAATCGTCGGCAGTGGCGGGATTCTCCTCAACAGCAGCTGTGGGAACGAGATCGACTgccatgattacgtcatcagaaTCAACATGGCGCCCGTCAAAAACTATGAAAAG GACGTTGGGACAAAGACGAACATGACTTTCGTCAATTGGGCGCTCACCAGAATCCTCCTGACGAAGCTGTCAGACAACACCACACGGGACGAAGTTGTGAAAAGTTTGTCGTCTGTGAATCATGGCGTCATCAGCTACGTTAAAGCGATAACTGACGAAGTCAAGGAGGCTTTTCGAGCTCTGGACACTAGTCTGGCACGGAGCAGCATGAATATATCAGTTACATACTCTATGGACTACGTTCCCAACGAAATGACTAG CTTGCTGTGTGAAACGCTGATCCCCAAATTAACTTCTGCATCTTCCGGGCTCATCGCCTACATCCTGGGAAcgacgttctgtgacgtcatcaccctgtacggcttctaCCCATTCGTCACAGACATGCGCAACAGGACACTGTTCTATCATTACTATGATCATAGCTCCGTCCATCACAAAAGTATTCACAACTTTAATATTGAATATGATTTTCTTACATCGCTTCACAACAATGAGGCTATTAGGCTAGTTTCTgacatatgcaaatga